GCGCGCCAGGATGTTCGGCAGCCCGATCCACGGCAGGTAGCCCATGTGACGCATGATCTCCCAGGAGGCGCGCATGACCTTGTACGCGATCACCATCGGCTTCTTGTACAGCGCCACTTCCAGGGTCGCCGTGCCGGAGGCCGCCAGCACCGCGTCCGCCGCGGCGATCGCCGCGTGCGACTGGCCGTCGATCAGCTCGAGGGGGACGTCGGACAGCCCGGCTTTCGCCACCAGGTCCATAAAATACGCCTTCTGGCGTTCGCCCGCCATCGGCGCGATGAAGCGGACGCCCGGGTCGCGCCGGGCCAGCAGCTTCACGGCGCCGGCGAAGGGCTCGGCCAGGTACTTGATCTCGGCCATGCGGCTGCCCGGCATCACGGTCACGAGCTTCGCATCGGCCGGAATGCCGAGCTGGCGGCGCGCGCCTTCGACGTCGGGCGCCAGCGGGATCTGCTCGGCCAGCGGATGGCCGATATAGGTCGCCGGTACGCCGGCCTTGCGGTAGATCTCTTCTTCGAACGGGAAGATCAGCAGCATGTGCGAGACCGCGCGCTGGATCTTCTTGATGCGCCCGCCGCGCCAGGCCCAGATCTGCGGGCCGACGAAGTGCAGGGTCGGAATCCCGGCGGCGCGCAGCTGCTCTTCCAGCCCGAGGTTGAAGCCGGGGTAGTCGGCGCCGATGAAGGCGGCCGGCCGCTCGGCGATCAGGCGGTCGCGCAGGCGGTTCTGGATGCCCTTCAGTTCGCGGTAGCGGGGAATCACTTCGAACAGGCCGCGCACGGTGAGGGTGTCCATCGGCACGCTTGAGACCAGCCCCTGCTCCAGCATGCGCGGTCCGCCGATGCCGCTGAAGCGTACCTCCGGCAGGTGCGCATGCAGGCCCGCCATCAAACGCGCGGCCAGCATGTCGCCGGAGACCTCGCCGGCCACCAGCGACAAGTGGACCGGGGCGCTGTTCTCAGCGGACGATGCCACGGGTGGAGGTAACGAGGAAGTCGAGCATGGCCTGGATCTGCGCGGCGCCCTCGCCGCCCTCGGCCGCCTCCTCCGCCATCTGCGCCTTGGCTTCTTCCAGCGTCTTGCCGGAACGGTAGATGGTCTTGTAGGCCGCGCGGACGGCGTTGATCTGCTCGCGCGTGAAGCCGCGGCGCTTCAGGCCTTCGATGTTCACGCCGTGCGCCTCGGCCGGGTTGCCCGACACCAGCACATAGGGCGGCACGTCCTGGGTCAGGCTGGTGTACATGCCGATGAAGGCGTGCGCGCCGATCTTGCAGAACTGGTGCACGCCGCAGTAGCCCGACAGGATCGCCCAGTCGCCCACGTGGACGTGGCCGGCCAGCTGTGCATTGTTCGAGAAGATCGTGTTGCTGCCGACCTGGCAGTCGTGCGCCAGGTGGACGTAGGCCGAGATCCAGTTGTCGTCGCCCAGGCGGGTCACGCCGGCGTCCTGGGTCGTGCCCAGGTTGAAGGTGACGAACTCGCGGATGGTGTTGCGGTCGCCGACTTCGAGGCGGGTCGGCTCGCCGGCCCACTTCTTGTCCTGCGGCGCCGCGCCCAGCGAGGCGAACTGGAAGATCCGGTTTTCCTTGCCGATCGTGGTGTGCCCTTCGATGACGACGTGCGGGCCGACCACGGTGCCGGCGCCGATCTGCACGTGCGGACCGATGATCGAATACGGGCCGACCTCGACCGAGCTGTCCAGCCGGGCCTTCGGATCGACGATCGCGGTCGAGTGAATCCTGCTCATCACTGCCCCGCGCCCGCTTGACCGGATTCGTTCGCGCGGATCGTGCACATCAGTTCCGCTTCCACCGCAACCTTGCCGTCGACGCTGGCCTGGGCCTTGTACTTCCAGATGCCGCGCGAGCTGCGCAGGATCTCGACGTCCATCTTCAGCTGGTCGCCAGGCCCGACCGGACGCTTGAAGCGGCAATTGTCGATGCCGACGAAGTACACCACCGAGTTCTCGTCCGGCTTCACGTTCATGGTCATGAAGGACAGGATCGCCGCGGTCTGGGCCAGCGCCTCGACCATCAGCACGCCCGGCATCACCGGCTGGTGCGGGAAGTGGCCGTTGAAGAACTCCTCGTTCACGGTGACGTTCTTGATGGCGGTGATGGTCTTGCCCAGTTCATAGTCGACCACGCGGTCGACCAGCAGCAGCGGATAGCGGTGCGGCAGGTATTCCTTGATCTGGGTAATGTTCAGGGTCTTGGAAGTGGTGAGCGATTCAGTCATTTTTGTTCTGTGTTGTCTGTCAGGGTTTTGATTTGCTTTTCCAGCGTGCGGATCTTCTCGCGCATCGAAGACAGGTTGCGCACGATCGCCGCGCTGCGCTCCCACTCCGAATTCTTGGCCAGCGGGTAGAAGCCGGTGTACTGGCCCGGCTCGAGCACCGAGCGCGACACCATGCTGCCCGAGGAAATATGGACATTGTCCGCGATTTCCAGGTGGCCCAGCACCATCGCGGCGCCGCCGAAGGTGCAGTTCTTGCCGATCTTCGCGCTGCCCGCCACGCCCACGCAGCCGGCCATCGCCGTGTTGGCGCCGATATGGCAGTTGTGGCCGATCTGGATCTGGTTGTCGAGCTTGACCCCGTTCTCGATGATGGTGTCGGCCAGCGCGCCGCGGTCGATCGTGGTATTGGCGCCGACGTCGACGTCGTCGCCCAGGATCACGCGCCCGGTCTGCGGAATCTTGATGTAGACGCCGTTCTCGCGCGCGAAGCCGAAGCCGTCGGTGCCGATCACGGATCCCGAATGCAGGATGCCGCGCTTGCCGATCCTGCAGCGCGCGTGGAAGGTCACGTTCGCGAACAGGTGGCAGTCCTCGCCGATCTCGGCGTCGGCGCCGACGAAGCAGCCGGCGTCGATCACGGCGCCCGCCGCGATCGTGGCGCCCGCCTCGACCGTCACATGCGGGCCGATGTGGGCGCCCGGGTCGACGCGCGCGCTCTCGTGCACGCTCGCGGACGGGTGCACGCCCGGCGGCTTCGGCGTTTCTTCCAGCGCGGCGAAGTACTGAGCGACGCGGGCGAAGTAGGCGTAGGGGTTGGTGGTGACGATGCGCGCGCCCTCGTAGGTGGCGGCGACGGTGGCGTCGTCCAGCGGGGCGACGATCAGCGCCGCCGCCCGGCTTTGCGCCGCCAGTGCGCGCAGTTTGCTATTGCTGAGAAAGCTGATGTGCGAAGCGTCGGCGCTGTCGAGGGGTGCGATGCCCTGGACCGCGAGGTCCGGGCTTCCCACCAGCTGTCCACCGAAGCGTTCGACCAATTCACCCAGTCGAGTGCCCATCTGGTCGTTCCGTTAAAAAATGAGAGGTAAAGGCATAATGATACGCCGGCCGGGCGCATCCGTCCGGCCGGCGTTCGATTGAAATCCTGGCGCTTATTTGTCGAGCAGCTTGAGGATCTTGTCGGTGATGTCGATGCGCGGGCTGGACCAGATGGCCTCCTGCAGCACGACGTCGAGGTGTTCCTGCTCGGCCACCTGTTCGATCAGCTTGAAGGCTTTCTGGGCGATCGCCGAGCGCTCTTCGTTCTTCCGCTGCAGCAGGTCTTCATTGAATTCGCGCTGCATGCGCTGGACGTCCTTTTCCATGTCCAGCAGCTCGCGGGTGCGGCGGGTGCGGTCGATGTCGTTCAGCTTCGGCGCATCCTCGTCGAACTTCTCGCGGGCGCTCTTGAAGCGCTTGACCATGTCGTCGACCTGCTTCTGGCGCTTGGAGAATTCGGCCTGGATCTTCTCGTCCGCCGCCTTCGCCAGCCTCGATTCGGTCATCAGCCTTTCGGTGTAGATGAAACCGATCCGGCCGGTCGGCGCCTGGGCCTGCGCCTGCGCACTCGCGTGCAGCAGCGCACCCGCGCAGACGGCGGCCAGCGCCAGGGTCCTTGGCAACGAGACTAACGATTTATTCAACATGATTCTCCGAAATCCTTGTCAGAAGCCGGTGCCCATCTGGAACTGGAAGCGTTCCAGGCGGTCGCCCGGCTTGGCGTTCAAGGGCTTAGCATAACTCAACTTGAGCGGACCCACCGGGGAAATCCACGACAGGCCGATACCCGCCGAGTAGCGCAGCTGGTCGAGGCGCATGCGCTGGCCTTCCTGGTAGACCTGGCCGCCGTCGGCGAAGGTGAACCAGCGCAGCGAGCGGTCGGTGCCGCTGCCCGGGAACGGGAACTGCAGCTCGGCGTTGCCGATCACGCGGCGCGCGCCGCCCAGGGCGTCCAGGGTGAACGGGTCGACCAGGCCCAGCGAGGAACTCTCGTAGCCGCGCACCGAACCGATGCCGCCGCCGTAGAAGTTCTTGAAGACCGGGTAGGCATGGCCCTGCAGGCCGCCGCCGATGTCCAGCTCGCCCTTCAGGGCCAGCGTCATCCAGCGCGTCAGCGGACGGTACCACTGGTGTTCGTAGATGGCGCGGTAGTACTTGGCGTCGCCCAGCAGGTCGATCTCGAGGTTGGCGCGCTGGTAGCGGCCGCGGGTCGGCGTGACGGCGCTGTCGCGCGAATCGCGGCCCCAGGCCACGGTCAGCGGGATCGCGTTGGTGGTCGCGCTGCCGATACCGGTGCCCTTGGTCGCCGGGTCGGCCGCGTTCTGCTTGACGAATTCCTTGTACAGGGTCGGCGAGCTGCTGTCGGTTTCCAGCTTGGTGCGTTCGAGGCCGGCGCCGAAGTACACGGTGTCGGTCTCGGAGAACGGCACGCCGAAGGTCAGGTTGCCGCCCATCTGGCGCACGGTGTAGGAACCGATGTTCAGCGCCGGCGGACGCGAGGTGCGCAGGTAGAGCTGGAAGGCGCGCGACACGCCTTCGTCGGTGAAGTACGGGTTGGTCTGCGCGAACGAGATCGTGCGGTTGTACTTGCTGGTGTTCAGCTCGACGCCGACCGTGTTGCCGCTGCCGGCGAAGTTAGCCTGGGTGACCGAGGCCGTGAAGGTGAACTTCTCGGCCTGCGAGAACGCGCCGCCGATCATGAAGTTACCGGTCGGTTTTTCGGTGACCGCGATGTTGACGTCGACCTGGTCGGTGGTGCCCTGGGATTCCGGGGTCTCGACGGTCACGTCCTTGAAGTAGCCGAGGCGGTCGACGCGGTCGCGCGACAGCTTCACG
This window of the Massilia sp. WG5 genome carries:
- the fabZ gene encoding 3-hydroxyacyl-ACP dehydratase FabZ — its product is MTESLTTSKTLNITQIKEYLPHRYPLLLVDRVVDYELGKTITAIKNVTVNEEFFNGHFPHQPVMPGVLMVEALAQTAAILSFMTMNVKPDENSVVYFVGIDNCRFKRPVGPGDQLKMDVEILRSSRGIWKYKAQASVDGKVAVEAELMCTIRANESGQAGAGQ
- the lpxB gene encoding lipid-A-disaccharide synthase — translated: MASSAENSAPVHLSLVAGEVSGDMLAARLMAGLHAHLPEVRFSGIGGPRMLEQGLVSSVPMDTLTVRGLFEVIPRYRELKGIQNRLRDRLIAERPAAFIGADYPGFNLGLEEQLRAAGIPTLHFVGPQIWAWRGGRIKKIQRAVSHMLLIFPFEEEIYRKAGVPATYIGHPLAEQIPLAPDVEGARRQLGIPADAKLVTVMPGSRMAEIKYLAEPFAGAVKLLARRDPGVRFIAPMAGERQKAYFMDLVAKAGLSDVPLELIDGQSHAAIAAADAVLAASGTATLEVALYKKPMVIAYKVMRASWEIMRHMGYLPWIGLPNILAREFVVPEFLQHAATPDKLADAVWFQLTDEANRTRLQQRFLDMHHSLLRNSAEESSRAVLEVIGLKR
- the lpxA gene encoding acyl-ACP--UDP-N-acetylglucosamine O-acyltransferase, with the translated sequence MSRIHSTAIVDPKARLDSSVEVGPYSIIGPHVQIGAGTVVGPHVVIEGHTTIGKENRIFQFASLGAAPQDKKWAGEPTRLEVGDRNTIREFVTFNLGTTQDAGVTRLGDDNWISAYVHLAHDCQVGSNTIFSNNAQLAGHVHVGDWAILSGYCGVHQFCKIGAHAFIGMYTSLTQDVPPYVLVSGNPAEAHGVNIEGLKRRGFTREQINAVRAAYKTIYRSGKTLEEAKAQMAEEAAEGGEGAAQIQAMLDFLVTSTRGIVR
- the lpxD gene encoding UDP-3-O-(3-hydroxymyristoyl)glucosamine N-acyltransferase, giving the protein MGTRLGELVERFGGQLVGSPDLAVQGIAPLDSADASHISFLSNSKLRALAAQSRAAALIVAPLDDATVAATYEGARIVTTNPYAYFARVAQYFAALEETPKPPGVHPSASVHESARVDPGAHIGPHVTVEAGATIAAGAVIDAGCFVGADAEIGEDCHLFANVTFHARCRIGKRGILHSGSVIGTDGFGFARENGVYIKIPQTGRVILGDDVDVGANTTIDRGALADTIIENGVKLDNQIQIGHNCHIGANTAMAGCVGVAGSAKIGKNCTFGGAAMVLGHLEIADNVHISSGSMVSRSVLEPGQYTGFYPLAKNSEWERSAAIVRNLSSMREKIRTLEKQIKTLTDNTEQK
- a CDS encoding OmpH family outer membrane protein, which codes for MLNKSLVSLPRTLALAAVCAGALLHASAQAQAQAPTGRIGFIYTERLMTESRLAKAADEKIQAEFSKRQKQVDDMVKRFKSAREKFDEDAPKLNDIDRTRRTRELLDMEKDVQRMQREFNEDLLQRKNEERSAIAQKAFKLIEQVAEQEHLDVVLQEAIWSSPRIDITDKILKLLDK